The stretch of DNA GAAATAGGCGAAAATAGGCACCCACCATGGACCAAACCCACCATGTATATACGGAGCTTTATTACCAGATGCGCAAACGCGAAGACCTGCGCTCACGGGAAGAAATCACGCTGATCGCGCTGAAGGAATGGATGGCGCGTGAATACGGCCAGCCGACTGATCGCGGTTACCAATGGAAGGATTTATTTCTGCCGCACGGCACCCGCCTGCGCATCACGCACCGCAGGCTATGCCACTTCGCCCAAGTAGAAGGCGACCTGCTGATGGCCGAAGGAAAAATCACCACGCCGAGCGCGTGGGCCACAGAAGTTTGCGGCAGCGTGCGCAACGCCTGGCGCGACATCTACGTCCGCCGCAACTACACCGAACCGTGGACGCAGGCCAGCGCCTGGCGCGCTGCCGCCGGCGACCAGCCACGGCGCCCCGGCATCAACCGCCGGCGCCGCGCCCGCCGCAGTACCGATTAACCGCCGGCCACCACCATATTCTCGATCAGGATCGAGCCGGTCTGCTTGGTGCCGCGCACCAGCACATCGTTACCCACCGCAACGATTTGCGCCAGCATATCCTTCATATTGCCGGCGATGGTGATCTCCTCGACCGGATACTGGATCACGCCATTCTCGACCCAGTAACCGGCCGCGCCCCGCGAATAATCGCCGGTCACATAATTGGTGCCCGAGCCCATCAGCTCAGTCACCAGCAAGCCGGTGCCCATCTTGCGCAACATGCCAGCAAAATCATCCCCAGGCTTGGTCAGCGACGACGTCAGCGAAAGATTATGCGAACCGCCGGCATTGCCAGTGGTCTTCATGCCCAGCTTGCGCGCCGAATAGGTCGACAGGAAATACCCCTGCACCACGCCATCCTTCACCACATCGCGCTTGACGGTGCGCACGCCCTCTTCATCAAACGGCGCCGAACCGACCGCGCCGATCACATGCGGATCCTCATGAATCTGCACATGCTTCGGCAGCACCTGCTTGCCCAGCGAATCGAGCAGGAAGGTCGACTTGCGATACAGCGCTCCACCCGAGGTCGCTTGCACAAACGCCCCCAGCAGGCCGGCCGCCAGCGGCGCCTCGAACAGCACCGGGCAAGTGCGCGTATCGATGGTGCGCGCGTTCAGCCGCGCCAGCGCGCGCTCGGCCGCATAACGGCCAATCGCCTCCGGCGTCGACATCTTGGACGCATCGCGCACCGACGAATACCAGTCGTCGCGCTGCATATGCTTGCCCTTGCCGGCGATCGGCGCCACCGACAGCGTGTGGCGCGAGAACGGATAGCCGCCGATGAAGCCGCGCGAATTGGCCGCCACAAAATGCGACTGCTGCACATGCACGCCGGCGCCTTCCGAATTGGTGATGCGCGGATCGACGGCAAACGCCGCCGCCTCGGCGCGCTGCGCCAGCGCCACCGCGTCGGCGGTCGCGATCTCCCACGGATAGAACAACTGCAGATCGCGCGGCTGCATTTCCAGCTGGTCGTCATCGGCCAGCCCGGCGCAATCGTCGTCGGCAGTAAAGCGGGCGATGTTGTACGCTGCTTCCACGGTGGCTTTCAGCGCGGCCGGCGAAAAATCGGAGGTCGACGCATTGCCGCGGCGCTGGCCGATAAACACGGTCACGCCCATGCCCTTGTCTTTATTCTGCTCGATCGTCTCGATCTGGCTCTTGCGCACCGACACCGACAGGCCGCTGCCTTCGCTGATTTCGACGGCGCAATCGGTGCCGCCCTGCGCTTTGGCATAGCCCAGCACATCGCGTGCGAGCTGCTTCAACTGGTCCTGGGTGTGGGTAAAATGGGTATCGCTCATGGGCTGTTTTCTTCGGGTGGCCGCTAAAACAGTTATCATAGCAGCCGTTTACAGTTTAAGGGCGCGGCCACGCGTCCGCACGAAAGTTGATATTATGGTAAATCCAAATCGCGGCGCGGTCGGCTTCAGCTCGACGGAATTCGAAGAAGAATACGAACGCCCCTCCAAATCCGAGGCCAAGCGCCAGTCCAACGCCCTGCAAAAGATGGGCGAAACCCTGGTCGAAGCCCCGCGCGACCGCGTCAAACGCGTGCCGATGCCGGAAGACGTGCTGGAAGCCATCCTGATGTGCCAGACCATCACCAACCACGAAGGCCGCCGCCGCCAGATGCAGTTTGTCGGCAAAAAGATGCGCACGCTGGATGAGACCGAGATCGGCCTGATCCAGGCCGCCATCGACGGCTGGAAAGGCGCCTCCAAGGCCGAAACCTCGGCCATGCACGCGCTGGAACGCCGCCGCGACAAGTTGCTGACCGACGACAACGCCCTGACGTCGCTGCTGTCGGACCACCCGGAACTGGACGTGCAGCACCTGCGCACGCTGATCCGCAACGCCCGCAAAGAGCAGGCCGAGAACAAGCCGCCGAAAGCCTACCGCGAAATCTTCCAGATCCTCAAACAGCTGGACGCCGCCAAGCGCAAGGCCGCCAAGGATGGTGACGACGCCGAAGGCGACGCAGACGGTCACGAAGCCGATGACGAGTAATACCGCAACCGCTGCCACTGGCACCACCGGCACCGCTGCGGCTGCCGCCGCCGCTGCCGATACGCCGCTGGTGATCGGCCTGGTGTCGATCTCCGACCGCGCCAGCGGCGGCGTCTACCAGGACCAGGGCCTGCCGGCGCTGCAGGACTGGCTGGCGCGCGCGCTGACCACGCCGTTCCGCGTCGAAACGCGCCTGATCGCCGACGAGCAGCCGCAGATCGAAGCCACGCTGACCGAACTGGCCGACACCGTGCGCTGCCACCTGATTTTGACCACCGGCGGCACCGGCCCGTCACGCCGCGACGTCACGCCCGAGGCCACCAAGGCCGTCGGCACCAAGGAAATGCCCGGTTTCGGCGAACAGATGCGCCAGATCAGCCTGCATTTCGTGCCGACCGCGATTTTGTCGCGCCAGACCGCCGTCATCCGCGAAAGCGCCGATCACGCCGCGCTGATCCTGAACCTGCCGGGCCAGCCGAAAGCCATCGCCGAAACGCTGGGCGGCCTCAAAGACGCCGACGGCGCCACGCTGGTGGGCGGCATCTTCGCCGCCGTGCCCTACTGCATCGACCTGATCGGCGGCCCCTACATGGAAACCGACCCGGCCGTGTGCAAGGCCTTCCGTCCCAAATCCGCCATTCGCCCCGCCCAAGGACAAGCATGAGCCAACTGCTGCACACCATCGAAAAAGAAACCGGCCCCAACCCGACCGTCGCCGTCATCTGGATGCACGGCCTGGGCGCCGACGCCAACGACTTCGTGCCGCTGCTGCAGGAACTCGACCTGGCCGGCCTGCCGGCCATCCGCTTCATCTTCCCGAATGCCGACACCATGCCGGTGACGGTCAACGGCGGCTACGTCATGCGCGCCTGGTATGACATCATCGCGACCGACCTCGGCCGCCAGGAAGACGAAGCCGGCCTGCGCGCCTCGCAAGTCAAGGTCGAAGCGCTGATGGCGCGTGAAAACGCGCGCGGCATCCCCAACGAGCGCATCATCCTGGCCGGCTTCTCGCAAGGCTGCGCGATGACGTTGCAAACCGGCCTGCGCCAGAAAACCCAGCTGGCCGGCCTGCTGTGCCTGTCCGGCTACGTGCCGATCGCGCCCAAAGCCGCCGCCGAGCACACGCCGGAAAGCAAGGCCACGCCGATCTTCCTGGTGCACGGCCGCATGGACCCGGTGATCCCGATCGCCCGCGCCACCGCCTCGCGCGACCTGCTGGTCGACTGGGGCTACAACGTCGAATGGCACGAATACGCGATGCAGCACTCGCTGTGCCAGCAGGAAGTGGACGACATCAGCGCCTGGTTGAAGCGCGTGCTGTAACCGGCATCGCCTATATCAGGTCGTCCAGCCGCACCGGCAGCTTGCGCACGCGCCTGCCGGTGGCGTGATACACGGCGTTGGCCAGCGCCGCCGCCACCCCCACGATGCCGATCTCGCCGATACCGCGCGCGCCCAGCGGATTGAAGGTCAGGTCCGGCACATCGACCACGCTGACATCGATCTCGCCGATATCGGCGTTGACCGGCACATGATAATCAGCCAGGTTGGCGTTGACCACCCGGCCGCTCGGCGGATCCAGCTCGGACGCCTCCATCAGCCCCATGCCCAAGCCCCACACCACCCCGCCGATCAGCTGGCTGTGGGCGGTCTTGGCGTTCAGCACCGTGCCGACGTGATAGGCGCCCACCACGCGCGGCACGCGGATCGTTCCCAGCTCCGGGTCCACAAGCACCTCGACGAACACCGCGCCGAACGAATGCATCGAATACTGCTTCTTCTCGTCGCCCGGCGCCGACTGGCTGTCGGCCTGCAACGGCTGGCCGCCGTGACGCGCGATCACCGCCGCCACCACATCGCGCTTGCCGTCCCCCTGCGCCAGCCAGCCCTGCGTCACCGTCACCGCCGCCGGATCGGCCCCATATAGCGGCGAATCGCGGTCGGCCACCGCCAGCGCGATCGCCTTGGCGCGCACCGCCATGCATGCGGCCTGCACTGCCGGCCCCACGCTGGCCACGCTCATCGAGCCGCCCGACACCGGCGCTTCCGGCAGCGTGGTGTCGCCCAGTTCGAACCGCACCTTGTCCACCGCCAGTCCGAGCGCGTCGGCCGCCACCTGGCTCATCACCGTGTAGGTGCCGGTGCCCAGATCGTGCGTGCCGCTGCGCACCACCGCCGTGCCGTCCGCTAGCAGCGTGGCCGAGGCCTTGGCCGGCTGCCGGTTGGCCGGATAGGTGGCCGTCGCCATGCCCCAGCCGACCAGTTGCTCGCCGGCGCGCATCGAACGCGCCTCCGGGTTGCGGCGCGACCAGCCGAAGCGCGCCGCCGCATCGCGATAGCATTCGCGCAGCGCCTTGCCGGACCACGGCAGATGCTTGTCCGGATCGCTCTCGGCGTAATTGCGCAACCGCAGCGCCAGCGGGTCCATTTTCAGCGAGTAGGCCAGCTCATCGAGCGCCGACTCCAGCGCGAAGCTGCCGCTCGACTCGCCCGGTGCCCGCATATAGGTCGGCACCCCGAGGTTCAGCACCGCCAGCCGCTGCGACGTCTGCGCGTGCGCCGCCTGATACAGCATGCGCGTCAGCAGCGTGCACGGCTCGACGAATTCATCCTGCACCGCGCTGCTCGACAGCGACGCATGCCGCACCGCCGCCAGCGCGCCGTCCGCCGCTGCGCCCAGTTGCACATGCTGTTCCGTCATCGGCCGCGCGCCGACCGGCGCGAACATCTGGGTGCGCTCCAGCGCCAGCTTGACCGGACAGCCGGCCTGGCGCGCCGCCAGCGCCGCCAGCATCACGTGCGACCACGCCGTCCCCTTGCTGCCAAAACCGCCGCCGACGAACGGGCAGATCACCCGCACCTGCGCCGGCGCGATGCCGAAGGTGCGCGCCGCGCTCTTCTTCACGCCGGACACGTTCTGCGTCGAATCGTACAAGGTCAGGCTGTCGCCATCCCATGCCGCGATGGTGGCGTGCGGCTCCATCGGATTGTGGTTCTCCAGCGGCGTGGTGTACACCGCATCCACCGTCGCCGCCGCACCTTTGAGTCCGGCGGCGACGTTGCCGCGGTTGCTGTCGTTGGGCCGGTCCGGCTGATCCTTCGGCCGGTGCGGATGGCGCGCCGCCTGCCGGAAGTCCAGCAGCGCCGCCTGCGCGCCGGTGGCCGGCGCATAGCGCACCTTGACGCGCCGCGCCGCCGCCTGCGCCTGTTCCAGCGTATCGGCCACCACCACCGCGATCGGCTGGCCGTTGTAATTGACCACATCGTCCTGCAGCAGGTTCAATTTGACCGGCGGCGGCTGGTCCTTGGCATCGGGCGGTTTCGGCTTGGGCAGCCGCAGCGCATTGCGGTGCGTCAGCACCAGCCGCACACCCGGCATGCCGGCCGCCGCCGCCGTGTCGATGGCGGCGATCTTCCCCTTCGGGATCGTACTCTGCACCATCACCGCCTGCGCCAGCCGTGGCAATTTGTGCTCGGCGGTGAACGGCGCCATGCCGGTCACCTTCAGCCGGCCGTCGACACGGTCCATGCCGCGCCCCACCACCGCGTCCTGCTTTGCCTCGCTCATGCCCGCTCTCCCGTCAGTGTTCCATTGCCGCCGGCTTGCGCCGTGCCAGCTGCCGCCCGGCTGATGGCGCGCACCACCGCGCGCTGCGCCAGTTCGATCTTGAAGCGGTTGCCGTCGAAGCCGCGCGCGCCGGCCAGCAGCAGCTGCGCCGCCTGCCGGCTGCGCTCCGCGCTGACCGGCTGCCCGGCCAGCACCGCTTCGGCAGCCGCCACCCGCCACGGCTTGTGCGCCACCCCGCCCAGCGCCAGCCGCGCCGAACGCACCGTCGCCCCATCCATCTCCAGTCCCGCCGCCACCGACACCAGCGCGAACGCATAACTGGCGCGGTCGCGCAGTTTCAGGTAATGCGAGTGCGCGCCATACGCGGACGGCGGCAGCTCCACCGCCGTTATCAGTTCAGTCGGCGCCAGCGTAGTGTCGAACTGCGGCGCCGCGCCCGGCAGCCGGTGGAAATCCGCCATCGCCACGCGCCGCTCGCCGCTGGCCGAGGCCACCACCACGGTCGCCTCCAGCGCCGCCAGCGCCACGCACATATCGGACGGATGGACGGCGATGCAGGCGTCGCTGGCGCCCAGCACCGCGTGCATGCGGTTGACGCCGCGCTGCGCCGCGCAGCCGGAACCGGGCACGCGCTTGTTGCAATGCTCAAAGGCGACATCGGTGAAGTATGGGCAGCGCGTGCGCTGCAGCAGATTGCCGCCGGTGGTCGCCATATTGCGCAACTGCGCCGAGGCGCCGGCCAGCAGCGCCTGCGC from Duganella dendranthematis encodes:
- the pmbA gene encoding metalloprotease PmbA — translated: MSDTHFTHTQDQLKQLARDVLGYAKAQGGTDCAVEISEGSGLSVSVRKSQIETIEQNKDKGMGVTVFIGQRRGNASTSDFSPAALKATVEAAYNIARFTADDDCAGLADDDQLEMQPRDLQLFYPWEIATADAVALAQRAEAAAFAVDPRITNSEGAGVHVQQSHFVAANSRGFIGGYPFSRHTLSVAPIAGKGKHMQRDDWYSSVRDASKMSTPEAIGRYAAERALARLNARTIDTRTCPVLFEAPLAAGLLGAFVQATSGGALYRKSTFLLDSLGKQVLPKHVQIHEDPHVIGAVGSAPFDEEGVRTVKRDVVKDGVVQGYFLSTYSARKLGMKTTGNAGGSHNLSLTSSLTKPGDDFAGMLRKMGTGLLVTELMGSGTNYVTGDYSRGAAGYWVENGVIQYPVEEITIAGNMKDMLAQIVAVGNDVLVRGTKQTGSILIENMVVAGG
- the yjgA gene encoding ribosome biogenesis factor YjgA, which produces MVNPNRGAVGFSSTEFEEEYERPSKSEAKRQSNALQKMGETLVEAPRDRVKRVPMPEDVLEAILMCQTITNHEGRRRQMQFVGKKMRTLDETEIGLIQAAIDGWKGASKAETSAMHALERRRDKLLTDDNALTSLLSDHPELDVQHLRTLIRNARKEQAENKPPKAYREIFQILKQLDAAKRKAAKDGDDAEGDADGHEADDE
- the mog gene encoding molybdopterin adenylyltransferase, with product MVIGLVSISDRASGGVYQDQGLPALQDWLARALTTPFRVETRLIADEQPQIEATLTELADTVRCHLILTTGGTGPSRRDVTPEATKAVGTKEMPGFGEQMRQISLHFVPTAILSRQTAVIRESADHAALILNLPGQPKAIAETLGGLKDADGATLVGGIFAAVPYCIDLIGGPYMETDPAVCKAFRPKSAIRPAQGQA
- a CDS encoding alpha/beta hydrolase codes for the protein MSQLLHTIEKETGPNPTVAVIWMHGLGADANDFVPLLQELDLAGLPAIRFIFPNADTMPVTVNGGYVMRAWYDIIATDLGRQEDEAGLRASQVKVEALMARENARGIPNERIILAGFSQGCAMTLQTGLRQKTQLAGLLCLSGYVPIAPKAAAEHTPESKATPIFLVHGRMDPVIPIARATASRDLLVDWGYNVEWHEYAMQHSLCQQEVDDISAWLKRVL
- a CDS encoding xanthine dehydrogenase family protein molybdopterin-binding subunit — its product is MSEAKQDAVVGRGMDRVDGRLKVTGMAPFTAEHKLPRLAQAVMVQSTIPKGKIAAIDTAAAAGMPGVRLVLTHRNALRLPKPKPPDAKDQPPPVKLNLLQDDVVNYNGQPIAVVVADTLEQAQAAARRVKVRYAPATGAQAALLDFRQAARHPHRPKDQPDRPNDSNRGNVAAGLKGAAATVDAVYTTPLENHNPMEPHATIAAWDGDSLTLYDSTQNVSGVKKSAARTFGIAPAQVRVICPFVGGGFGSKGTAWSHVMLAALAARQAGCPVKLALERTQMFAPVGARPMTEQHVQLGAAADGALAAVRHASLSSSAVQDEFVEPCTLLTRMLYQAAHAQTSQRLAVLNLGVPTYMRAPGESSGSFALESALDELAYSLKMDPLALRLRNYAESDPDKHLPWSGKALRECYRDAAARFGWSRRNPEARSMRAGEQLVGWGMATATYPANRQPAKASATLLADGTAVVRSGTHDLGTGTYTVMSQVAADALGLAVDKVRFELGDTTLPEAPVSGGSMSVASVGPAVQAACMAVRAKAIALAVADRDSPLYGADPAAVTVTQGWLAQGDGKRDVVAAVIARHGGQPLQADSQSAPGDEKKQYSMHSFGAVFVEVLVDPELGTIRVPRVVGAYHVGTVLNAKTAHSQLIGGVVWGLGMGLMEASELDPPSGRVVNANLADYHVPVNADIGEIDVSVVDVPDLTFNPLGARGIGEIGIVGVAAALANAVYHATGRRVRKLPVRLDDLI
- a CDS encoding FAD binding domain-containing protein is translated as MQSIFVDRATDVAHALRLAQQPGARFIGGGTNLLDLMKGDVEQPARLVDITRMGLDRIETLPGGGLRVGALVRNSDLADHDLVRQLYPMLAQALLAGASAQLRNMATTGGNLLQRTRCPYFTDVAFEHCNKRVPGSGCAAQRGVNRMHAVLGASDACIAVHPSDMCVALAALEATVVVASASGERRVAMADFHRLPGAAPQFDTTLAPTELITAVELPPSAYGAHSHYLKLRDRASYAFALVSVAAGLEMDGATVRSARLALGGVAHKPWRVAAAEAVLAGQPVSAERSRQAAQLLLAGARGFDGNRFKIELAQRAVVRAISRAAAGTAQAGGNGTLTGERA